A window of Diospyros lotus cultivar Yz01 chromosome 14, ASM1463336v1, whole genome shotgun sequence contains these coding sequences:
- the LOC127790488 gene encoding zinc-finger homeodomain protein 10-like produces the protein MEGDTSGTANDVYKECLRNHAATLGSYATDGCGEFTPGPDDTLQCAACGCHRNFHRKVTYGSGGGGGGPTSGIMPMSTTSTNPESSEGGGRKRFRTKFTAEQKEKMLAFAEKLGWKMKRKEEDDEIERFCRSVGVSRQVFKEQQSV, from the exons atggaaggagaCACTAGTGGAACTGCAAACGATGTGTACAAAGAGTGCTTGAGAAACCATGCGGCTACCCTCGGCAGCTACGCCACCGACGGCTGCGGAGAGTTCACGCCGGGCCCGGACGACACCCTACAATGCGCAGCCTGCGGTTGCCACCGCAACTTCCACCGGAAAGTCACCTACGGCagcggtggcggcggcggcggcccTACGTCCGGAATAATGCCGATGTCGACCACCTCGACCAACCCAGAATCGTCGGAGGGGGGTGGGAGGAAGCGGTTCAGGACCAAGTTCACGGCGGAACAAAAGGAGAAAATGCTGGCGTTTGCTGAGAAGCTGGGGTGGAAGATGAAGAGGAAGGAGGAGGACGACGAGATCGAGCGGTTTTGCAGGTCGGTGGGGGTGTCGAGGCAGGTTTTCAAG GAGCAACAAAGTGTGTGA